A window of Microbispora hainanensis genomic DNA:
ACGAGCTGGACCTTGGTCCCGAGGGAGGCGGTGATGGCCTTCCAGCCCTCCCAGTCCTCCTCGTTCAGCGGGTCCTCGATGGAGACCAGCGGGTAGGAGCGGACCAGGTCCTCGTAGAAGGAGATCAGCTCGGCGGACGACACGCCCTTGCCGTCGATCGTGTAGACGCCGTCGTTGTGGAACTCGCTGGCCGCGACGTCGAGCGCGAGCGCGATGTCCTGGCCCGGCGTGTAACCGGCCCTCTCGATGGCGACCAGGATCAGGTCGAGCGCGTCGCGGTTGGACGGCAGGTTGGGCGCGAAGCCGCCCTCGTCGCCCAGGCCGGTGGCGTAGCCCTTCTCCTTCAGTACGCTCTTGAGCGTGTGGTAGGTCTCCGCGCCCATGCGCACGGCCTCGGAGAACGTCTCGGCGCCGATCGGCGCGATCATGAACTCCTGGATGTCCACGTTGGTGTCGGCGTGCGCGCCGCCGTTCAGGATGTTCATCATCGGCACGGGCAGGATGTGCGCGTTCGGCCCGCCGACGTAGCGGAACAGGGGCAGGTCGGCGCTGTCGGCGGCGGCCTTGGCGACGGCCAGCGAGATGCCGAGGATCGCGTTGGCCCCGAGACGGGCCTTGTTGGGCGTGCCGTCCAGGTCGATCATCGTCTGGTCGATGAGACGCTGCTCCTCGGCGTCGAAGCCGATGAGCTCGTCGGCGATCTCGTCGGTCACGCCGAGGACGGCCTTCTCGACACCCTTGCCGAGATAACGCTTCTTGTCGCCGTCGCGCAGCTCGACGGCCTCGAACTGACCGGTGGAGGCGCCACTCGGAACGGCGGCACGGCCGGTGCTGTAGTCGTCCAGCAGTACCTCGACCTCGACCGTGGGGTTCCCACGGGAGTCGAGGATCTCGCGGGCGGTGATGGCCTCGATGGCAGCCACGAACGCTCCTAGCAAAATGGCGGGCGGTTTGCCACCCGAGCCTATCGGTCCTTACTACTCGGTACTGCGCAGGGTGTCCCGTTCACGGCGTGTCCGAGCGGGTGCTCTCCCACTCCTCCACGCGCCGCCGGTATTCCCTGGCCGCCGCCCTGAGCTCGGCCTCGGGATCGAGCCCCGCGTCCTGGATCTCCCGTACGAGCGCGAACAGGCGG
This region includes:
- the eno gene encoding phosphopyruvate hydratase — its product is MAAIEAITAREILDSRGNPTVEVEVLLDDYSTGRAAVPSGASTGQFEAVELRDGDKKRYLGKGVEKAVLGVTDEIADELIGFDAEEQRLIDQTMIDLDGTPNKARLGANAILGISLAVAKAAADSADLPLFRYVGGPNAHILPVPMMNILNGGAHADTNVDIQEFMIAPIGAETFSEAVRMGAETYHTLKSVLKEKGYATGLGDEGGFAPNLPSNRDALDLILVAIERAGYTPGQDIALALDVAASEFHNDGVYTIDGKGVSSAELISFYEDLVRSYPLVSIEDPLNEEDWEGWKAITASLGTKVQLVGDDLFVTNPERLGRGIAEGAANALLVKVNQIGTLSETLDAVDLAHRSGYRSMMSHRSGETEDTTIADLAVATNCGQIKTGAPARSDRVAKYNQLLRIEELLDDAARYAGRAAFPRFQG